From one Streptococcus oralis genomic stretch:
- a CDS encoding class I SAM-dependent methyltransferase, with amino-acid sequence MNNYIKLNEDRWNNVKNDYTEPLTHEELEEARKHPISVALTVGEKVPTEWFEKAKGKKILGLACGGGQQGPVFAAKGYDVTIMDFSKSQLERDEMVAKREGLKINTVQSDMTKPFPFEDETFDIIFNPVSNVYIEDLENMYKEASRVLKKGGLLMVGFMNPWIYMYDADTVWDKPDEELLLKFSIPFNSRELEEEGKITINPEYGYEFSHTLESQIRGQLKNGLAMIDFYESCDKRHRLSPYGNDYIATLCIKL; translated from the coding sequence ATGAATAATTATATAAAATTAAATGAAGATAGATGGAATAATGTAAAAAATGACTATACTGAGCCATTGACACATGAAGAATTAGAAGAAGCTAGAAAGCATCCAATTTCTGTTGCCTTAACTGTTGGGGAAAAAGTCCCCACAGAATGGTTTGAAAAAGCCAAGGGAAAAAAGATATTAGGGTTAGCTTGTGGTGGTGGACAGCAGGGTCCGGTTTTTGCTGCAAAAGGTTATGATGTCACCATTATGGATTTTTCGAAATCACAATTAGAAAGAGATGAGATGGTTGCTAAAAGAGAAGGCTTAAAGATCAATACCGTTCAAAGCGATATGACAAAACCATTTCCATTTGAAGATGAAACCTTTGATATTATTTTTAATCCAGTTTCAAATGTATACATAGAGGATTTAGAAAACATGTATAAAGAAGCTTCTCGCGTATTGAAAAAGGGTGGACTCTTAATGGTCGGATTTATGAATCCTTGGATCTACATGTATGATGCTGACACTGTATGGGATAAACCCGATGAGGAATTACTGTTAAAGTTTTCAATCCCTTTTAATTCAAGAGAGCTTGAAGAGGAAGGCAAAATCACCATCAATCCAGAATATGGATATGAATTTAGCCATACCTTAGAAAGTCAGATTAGAGGACAACTAAAAAATGGTCTCGCTATGATTGATTTTTATGAATCATGTGACAAAAGACATCGCTTGTCACCTTATGGAAATGACTACATCGCTACACTTTGCATTAAACTATAA
- a CDS encoding MurR/RpiR family transcriptional regulator has product MNKPDIATIIDLHFEELTELEQEIARYFLQAETIQDDLSSQQVTQKLHISQAALTRFAKKCGFTGYREFVFQYQHQASKPDTHSHKHSPLTKRVLRSYSIMREQTQDLIDEEQLERVAQLIDDAERVYFFGTGSSGLIAREMKLRFMRLGVVCEALTDQDGFAWTTSIMDENCLVLGFSLSGTTQSVLDSLLDAEEMGAKTILFTSAPNKNSQAYTETVLVASHSQSSYIQRISAQLPMLILIDLIYAYFLEINRESKEKIFNSYWENKKLNGYRRQKRVRKS; this is encoded by the coding sequence ATGAACAAGCCAGATATCGCAACCATAATCGACCTCCATTTTGAAGAATTAACCGAGCTCGAGCAAGAAATCGCTCGCTATTTTTTGCAAGCTGAAACGATCCAAGATGATCTCTCTTCTCAGCAAGTTACCCAGAAATTACATATCTCCCAAGCAGCCTTGACCCGCTTTGCCAAAAAGTGTGGTTTTACAGGCTACCGAGAGTTCGTCTTTCAATACCAGCATCAGGCTAGTAAACCGGACACTCATTCGCACAAACACAGTCCTTTGACCAAACGTGTTTTGCGAAGCTACAGTATCATGCGAGAACAAACTCAGGATTTGATTGACGAAGAACAACTGGAACGCGTCGCCCAATTAATCGATGACGCTGAACGAGTTTACTTCTTTGGGACAGGAAGTTCTGGTCTGATTGCCCGTGAGATGAAACTGCGCTTTATGCGATTAGGTGTTGTCTGTGAAGCTTTGACCGATCAGGATGGCTTTGCTTGGACGACTAGTATCATGGATGAAAACTGTCTGGTACTTGGTTTTTCCCTATCAGGCACTACCCAATCCGTCCTCGATAGTTTGTTGGATGCCGAGGAAATGGGTGCCAAGACCATTCTCTTTACCAGCGCTCCAAACAAAAACAGTCAGGCCTATACCGAAACAGTCCTTGTCGCAAGTCATAGTCAATCTTCTTACATCCAGCGTATTTCCGCTCAACTCCCTATGCTCATTTTAATAGATTTGATTTATGCCTACTTTTTAGAAATCAATCGCGAGAGCAAAGAAAAAATCTTTAACAGCTATTGGGAAAATAAAAAACTCAATGGCTATCGTAGACAAAAACGTGTTAGAAAATCCTAG
- the pbp2b gene encoding penicillin-binding protein PBP2B, whose product MRKFNSHSIPIRLNLLFAIVILLFMAIIGRLLYMQVLNKDFYETKLASASQTRVTTSSARGQIYDATGKPLVENTVKQVVSFTRNNKMTAAELKETAKKLLTYVNVTSPDLTDRQIADYYLADQDIYKKTVESLPSDKRLDSDGNRLSEATLYNNAVESIDVSQLNYTDDQKKEIYLFSQLNAVENFATGTISTDALDDTQVALVASASKELPGISISTSWDRKVLDTSLSTIVGSVSNEKSGLPAEEVDAYLKKGYSLNDRVGTSYLEKQYEDVLQGKRSVKEIHLDKHGNMESVENVEEGSKGNNIKLTVDLAFQNGVDDLLKSYFNSELGNGGAKYSEGVYAVALNPKTGAVLAMSGVKHDVESGQLSSDSLGTITNVFVPGSVVKAATISSGWENGVLSGNQTLTDQPIVFQGSAPINSWYTLSYGSFPITAVEALEYSSNTYMVQTALGIMGQTYTPNMVAATGQLETAMGKLRSTFGEYGLGASTGIDLPDESTGFTPKEFDLGNYINNSFGQFDNYTPMQLAQYVATIANNGVRLAPHIVEGVYGNNDQGGLGSLVQETATKELNKVNISESDMAILQQGFYQVSHGTSALTTGRAFSNGAAVSISGKTGTAESYVNGGQKANNTNAVAYAPTENPQIAVAVVFPHNTNLTNGVGPSIARDIINLYHQHHPMN is encoded by the coding sequence ATGAGAAAATTTAATAGCCATTCGATTCCGATTCGGCTTAATTTATTATTTGCGATTGTCATCCTGCTCTTTATGGCCATTATTGGTCGTTTGTTATACATGCAGGTGCTCAATAAAGATTTTTATGAAACAAAATTGGCCTCAGCCAGCCAAACAAGGGTAACAACCAGTTCAGCTCGTGGACAGATCTATGATGCAACAGGCAAACCCTTGGTAGAAAATACTGTCAAGCAGGTTGTTTCTTTCACACGAAACAATAAAATGACGGCAGCTGAATTGAAGGAGACAGCCAAGAAACTTCTCACATATGTAAATGTAACCTCCCCTGATCTGACAGATCGACAGATTGCAGACTACTACTTGGCGGACCAGGATATTTACAAAAAAACAGTCGAATCCTTGCCAAGCGATAAACGCCTGGATTCAGATGGGAATCGTTTATCAGAAGCGACACTTTACAATAATGCGGTTGAAAGCATTGACGTGAGTCAACTTAATTATACAGATGACCAGAAAAAGGAAATCTATCTCTTTAGTCAGCTCAATGCTGTTGAAAATTTTGCAACGGGAACCATTTCTACGGATGCCTTAGATGATACCCAAGTTGCTCTCGTTGCATCAGCGTCCAAGGAATTACCAGGTATCAGCATTTCAACCTCATGGGATCGTAAAGTACTGGATACATCTTTATCGACGATCGTCGGTAGCGTTTCAAATGAGAAGTCAGGACTTCCGGCTGAGGAAGTTGATGCTTATCTCAAAAAAGGCTATTCTCTCAATGACCGAGTGGGAACTTCCTATCTTGAAAAGCAATATGAAGATGTTCTTCAAGGCAAACGCTCCGTCAAAGAAATCCACCTCGACAAACACGGAAATATGGAAAGTGTGGAAAATGTCGAAGAAGGAAGTAAAGGAAACAATATCAAGTTAACGGTTGACCTAGCTTTCCAGAATGGTGTGGACGACCTACTCAAGAGCTACTTCAACTCAGAGTTGGGTAACGGTGGAGCCAAATATTCTGAAGGGGTTTACGCCGTAGCCCTCAATCCTAAAACCGGTGCAGTTTTGGCCATGTCAGGTGTCAAGCATGATGTCGAATCCGGTCAATTAAGTTCAGATTCGCTTGGAACGATAACCAACGTCTTTGTGCCAGGATCTGTCGTTAAGGCAGCGACCATCAGCTCTGGTTGGGAAAATGGAGTCTTGTCAGGTAATCAAACCTTGACAGACCAACCGATTGTTTTCCAAGGTTCGGCCCCTATCAATTCATGGTACACCTTGTCCTATGGCTCTTTCCCTATCACAGCAGTTGAGGCTCTAGAATACTCTTCTAATACCTATATGGTTCAAACTGCTCTAGGAATCATGGGACAGACCTACACACCAAACATGGTGGCCGCAACGGGACAGTTAGAGACTGCAATGGGCAAATTGAGATCAACCTTTGGGGAATACGGACTCGGAGCTTCAACAGGGATTGACCTTCCAGATGAATCCACAGGATTTACGCCGAAAGAATTTGATTTGGGGAACTATATCAATAATTCCTTTGGTCAGTTTGACAACTACACACCGATGCAGTTAGCCCAGTATGTCGCAACCATTGCAAACAATGGCGTACGTTTAGCTCCTCACATCGTTGAAGGGGTTTATGGAAACAATGACCAAGGTGGCTTAGGCAGTCTGGTTCAAGAAACAGCCACTAAGGAACTAAACAAGGTCAATATCTCAGAATCAGATATGGCTATCTTGCAGCAAGGTTTCTATCAAGTTTCGCATGGAACGAGTGCTCTGACAACTGGTCGTGCCTTTTCAAATGGCGCAGCCGTTTCCATCAGCGGGAAAACGGGTACTGCCGAAAGTTACGTTAATGGCGGTCAAAAAGCCAATAATACCAACGCAGTCGCCTATGCACCAACCGAAAATCCTCAAATCGCGGTCGCAGTCGTCTTTCCTCATAACACCAACCTTACAAACGGTGTCGGACCTTCGATTGCACGCGACATTATCAATCTTTATCACCAACACCATCCAATGAATTAG
- the recR gene encoding recombination mediator RecR encodes MLYPTPIAKLIDSYSKLPGIGIKTATRLAFYTIGMSDDDVNEFAKNLLSAKRELTYCSICGRLTDDDPCSICTDPTRDQTTILVLEDSRDVAAMENIQEYHGLYHVLHGLISPMNGISPDDINLKSLMTRLMDSEVSEVIVATNATADGEATSMYLSRLLKPAGIKVTRLARGLAVGADIEYADEVTLLRAIENRTEL; translated from the coding sequence ATGCTGTATCCAACACCTATTGCCAAGCTGATTGATAGCTATTCAAAGTTACCAGGTATCGGGATCAAAACGGCTACCCGCCTCGCCTTCTATACCATTGGAATGTCTGATGACGATGTCAATGAATTTGCCAAAAATCTCCTGTCTGCTAAACGGGAATTAACCTATTGTTCCATCTGTGGTCGTTTGACAGATGATGATCCTTGCTCTATCTGTACGGATCCGACTCGAGACCAGACAACCATCTTGGTGTTAGAGGATAGTCGCGATGTGGCTGCTATGGAAAACATCCAAGAATACCATGGACTCTATCATGTCTTGCACGGCCTCATTTCTCCGATGAATGGTATCAGCCCAGACGATATCAACCTCAAGAGTCTCATGACCCGTCTCATGGATAGTGAGGTTTCAGAGGTGATTGTGGCAACCAATGCGACGGCAGATGGGGAAGCGACATCTATGTATCTCTCTCGTTTGCTCAAGCCAGCTGGTATCAAGGTCACTCGTCTAGCACGAGGACTAGCCGTGGGAGCAGATATCGAGTATGCGGACGAAGTCACACTCTTACGAGCCATTGAAAATCGGACAGAGTTGTAG
- a CDS encoding TIGR04197 family type VII secretion effector produces the protein MGGKIKSSTIAAEAAINELVGYDTSKKQNQQVEFSYTSEIAGMEAGRQACNQMLQAVSDFSSAVLTQANKFPEIAHKIEKRDVELAKRWEH, from the coding sequence ATGGGTGGAAAGATAAAATCTAGCACGATAGCAGCAGAGGCAGCTATTAATGAATTGGTCGGGTATGACACGAGCAAGAAGCAAAATCAGCAAGTAGAATTTTCGTATACTTCTGAAATCGCTGGGATGGAAGCTGGACGTCAGGCCTGCAATCAAATGCTTCAGGCGGTCAGTGATTTTAGTTCAGCTGTTTTGACCCAAGCAAATAAGTTTCCAGAAATTGCTCATAAGATTGAAAAACGCGACGTAGAGCTGGCTAAGAGATGGGAACATTAA